A window of Exiguobacterium sp. FSL W8-0210 genomic DNA:
GTTCTCGCGTCACGCACTTGCCGGTACGAACCTGTTCACGCTTCCGACATTGATTGCTTCGATTACGAAAGAAGAGATTGAAGCCCGTTTCGACGAGTTGTTCGCCATTGAAAACCGGGCGATCTCAATCGTCAAACCGTACGCGTGATGCGAATCCTCATCACCGGTGCGAGTGGCGCCATTGGTCTTGCGGCAGCAAAACAACTTGCTGCCGCCGGACATGAATTGGTGCTTCAGACGTATCGACAGCAAGCGGTTTTAGAACGGATGATAGAGGAGTGGCAAGGCGAGCACCACATCCTGACTGCGAACTTAGCAGACGAGGAGGACTTGCAGGCATTTTGTGCGGCATTACCTGTTGTCGATGCTTTCGTCCATTGTGCCGGAACGAGTTATAGCGGTCTGTTGCTCGATCAATCAGCAACATCAATGCATGAACTTTGGAAAATCCATGTCGAGGCATTGATTCGCATCAGCCAAACCGTAACACGGACGAAACCGTTTACGTCGAAGCTTGCGATCGTCGTCATCAGTAGTGTATTAGGGGAACAAGGTGTCGCGGGTGAGGTCGTCTATTCGACGTGCAAGGCGGCACAGCTGGGCTTCGTCAAAGCATACAGTAAAGAACTTGGACCAATGCATGGACGCATCAATGCGATTACGCCAGGATGGATTGATACGCCGATGAACGCGATTTTTTCTGAGGATGAAAAGGCAGAAGCGATTGCTGAAATCCCTGCCGGACGATTCGGAAAAGTAGAGGAAGTGGCTTCTGCCATCCGTTACTTGGTGCAACCAGAATCGAGTTATGTGTCGGGAGCCATCCTTAAAATAGATGGTGCGTGGATGTAAGCATTGGAATTTCAGTTCAGGAATGCTTTTCATTTTTCAAAAAATCATTTAACATGAGGAATGGATAATCGTATCAATAGAGGAGGATGGGCGCGTGAGTGAGTTCGAGCAATGGTATCTCGAATATGAATTAAAGGTCAACCGTCCCGGTATACTCGGGGACATTGCTTCGTTGATGGGAATGTTACATATTTCGATCGTGACGATCAATGGTGTCGATCATCAACGACGCGGTATGTTGCTCCAAACGAAACAACCGGATCAAATTCCACGACTCGCTGCTATTCTCAAGACGATGTCAACCATAGAGGTCATCAAACTACGAAAACCAAAACTGCGCGACCGGATCGCGATTCGTCACGGTCGTTATATCGATCAAAGCAGTGATGAACGAAAGACGTTCCGCTTCGTTCGGGAAGACTTAGGGATTCTCGTCGATTTCATGGCAGAACTATGCAAACAGGATGGGCACTTGTTGATTGGTGTCCGCGGTATGCCACGAGTCGGGAAGACGGAATCGATCGTCGCTGCAAGCGTCAGTGCGAACAAGAAATGGTTGTTCCTTTCTTCGACGCTGATCAAACAGACGGTCCGAACGTCGTTATTCGATGACGAACGGACTGGGGATTATGTCTACATCATC
This region includes:
- the ymfI gene encoding elongation factor P 5-aminopentanone reductase; its protein translation is MRILITGASGAIGLAAAKQLAAAGHELVLQTYRQQAVLERMIEEWQGEHHILTANLADEEDLQAFCAALPVVDAFVHCAGTSYSGLLLDQSATSMHELWKIHVEALIRISQTVTRTKPFTSKLAIVVISSVLGEQGVAGEVVYSTCKAAQLGFVKAYSKELGPMHGRINAITPGWIDTPMNAIFSEDEKAEAIAEIPAGRFGKVEEVASAIRYLVQPESSYVSGAILKIDGAWM
- a CDS encoding DUF3388 domain-containing protein; the encoded protein is MSEFEQWYLEYELKVNRPGILGDIASLMGMLHISIVTINGVDHQRRGMLLQTKQPDQIPRLAAILKTMSTIEVIKLRKPKLRDRIAIRHGRYIDQSSDERKTFRFVREDLGILVDFMAELCKQDGHLLIGVRGMPRVGKTESIVAASVSANKKWLFLSSTLIKQTVRTSLFDDERTGDYVYIIDALVSQRNFDERHWQILREVMRLPATKIVEHPDAFVKSSEYTWDDFDYIIELRNTTEEIIVTELPRSHRGNDWFNFE